The proteins below are encoded in one region of Oncorhynchus nerka isolate Pitt River linkage group LG15, Oner_Uvic_2.0, whole genome shotgun sequence:
- the LOC115143585 gene encoding heme-binding protein 1-like isoform X2 produces MKSWTMTSLTTLSQWRTTSSRGCTPIGRRSPAHTRCPSPEAPCVVLIEMTGPIQELTQRNQAQEREQVPFSSISQHEKMGEVLFEERVYPAGKWACITKGEKLYEQSISMGFMKLMKFICKENSVGRYLGMTVPIVNSIQMLEDGNGFQKDILTAYYLPAQFQANPPQPTDPDITILQREALRVISLTFFGTTTEETIMPQINLLWEMLGPSEEMHRNSYMVAVYDNPGVSCRRNEIWFIRRDP; encoded by the exons ATGAAGAGCTGGACAATGACATCACTGACAACCCTGAGCCAATGGAGGACGACGAGCAGCAGAGGCTGTACACCCATTGGCAGGCGATCGCCAGCACACACCAGGTGTCCGTCCCCCGAG GCCCCCTGTGTTGTTTTGATAGAAATGACAGGACCAATTCAAGAGCTGACGCAGCGGAACCAAGcccaagagagagagcaggtcccCTTTTCCTCCATCTCTCAGCATGAAAAG ATGGGCGAGGTGCTGTTTGAGGAGAGGGTGTACCCTGCAGGGAAGTGGGCGTGCATCACTAAAGGGGAGAAGCTGTACGAGCAGAGCATCTCCATGGGCTTTATGAAACTCATGAAGTTCATCTGCAAGGAAAACTCTGTCG GACGCTATTTGGGAATGACTGTACCCATTGTGAACAGTATCCAAATGCTGGAGGACGGCAATGGCTTTCAGAAGGACATCTTGACGGCATACTACCTGCCTGCTCAGTTCCAGGCCAACCCGCCCCAGCCAACGGACCCAGACATCACCATACTCCAAAGGGAGGCTTTACGAGTCATCTCCCT GACGTTCTTCGGCACCACCACGGAGGAGACAATCATGCCTCAAATCAACCTGCTGTGGGAGATGCTGGGCCCCAGCGAGGAAATGCATCGCAACTCCTACATGGTGGCCGTCTACGACAACCCTGGGGTGTCCTGCCGCAGAAACGAGATCTGGTTCATCCGACGAGACCCCTAA
- the LOC115143585 gene encoding heme-binding protein 1-like isoform X1, which produces MALISLEDLDGLEDEELDNDITDNPEPMEDDEQQRLYTHWQAIASTHQVSVPREMTGPIQELTQRNQAQEREQVPFSSISQHEKMGEVLFEERVYPAGKWACITKGEKLYEQSISMGFMKLMKFICKENSVGRYLGMTVPIVNSIQMLEDGNGFQKDILTAYYLPAQFQANPPQPTDPDITILQREALRVISLTFFGTTTEETIMPQINLLWEMLGPSEEMHRNSYMVAVYDNPGVSCRRNEIWFIRRDP; this is translated from the exons ATGGCGCTAATCTCCCTCGAGGATCTTGACGGATTGGAGGATGAAGAGCTGGACAATGACATCACTGACAACCCTGAGCCAATGGAGGACGACGAGCAGCAGAGGCTGTACACCCATTGGCAGGCGATCGCCAGCACACACCAGGTGTCCGTCCCCCGAG AAATGACAGGACCAATTCAAGAGCTGACGCAGCGGAACCAAGcccaagagagagagcaggtcccCTTTTCCTCCATCTCTCAGCATGAAAAG ATGGGCGAGGTGCTGTTTGAGGAGAGGGTGTACCCTGCAGGGAAGTGGGCGTGCATCACTAAAGGGGAGAAGCTGTACGAGCAGAGCATCTCCATGGGCTTTATGAAACTCATGAAGTTCATCTGCAAGGAAAACTCTGTCG GACGCTATTTGGGAATGACTGTACCCATTGTGAACAGTATCCAAATGCTGGAGGACGGCAATGGCTTTCAGAAGGACATCTTGACGGCATACTACCTGCCTGCTCAGTTCCAGGCCAACCCGCCCCAGCCAACGGACCCAGACATCACCATACTCCAAAGGGAGGCTTTACGAGTCATCTCCCT GACGTTCTTCGGCACCACCACGGAGGAGACAATCATGCCTCAAATCAACCTGCTGTGGGAGATGCTGGGCCCCAGCGAGGAAATGCATCGCAACTCCTACATGGTGGCCGTCTACGACAACCCTGGGGTGTCCTGCCGCAGAAACGAGATCTGGTTCATCCGACGAGACCCCTAA
- the LOC135560194 gene encoding uncharacterized protein LOC135560194 — MATRAAYFSPSEAQILMEAYEEVKDIIKKKGNTATVIKQREKAWQSIADRLNALNMNGPKRTWQQVKIKYKNILQNAVKKNTHRQGTGGGSPKADLTRAEDMALELNKGRPVLEGIPGGKETSIGSSQDATRFIQVPGSTVFLLEPPAQAPDDADPGEGPSAAATAHDGDDDEEETISLDSRRHEDPDAIQWENQPGNISSQAIRKLYGNHLRRQIELADIDIQYKKKKMENLALESEIKKRGQLGNWTLK; from the exons atggcaactagagccgcgtacttttccccgtcggaagcacaaatcctcatggaggcatacgaggaggtaaaagatataattaagaagaaaggcaacaccgccacagtgataaagcaaagagaaaaagcgtggcaaagtattgcagaccgcctgaatgc attaaacatgaacgggccaaaacggacatggcagcaggtcaaaatcaaatacaagaacattctgcagaatg cagtgaaaaagaatacccacagacaaggcacgggtggtgggtcaccaaaggctgaccttacccgagcagaggacatggccttggagctaaataaaggcaggcccgtcttagaggggatccctggggggaaagagacgagcataggttcctcccaagatgccacccgcttcattcaag tgcctggcagcactgtgttcctgttagagccaccagcacaagcaccagacgatgctgatcca ggtgaaggccccagtgcagcagcaacagcacatgatggagacgatgatgaggaggagaccatctctctggattccagaaggcatgag gacccagatgctatacagtgggaaaaccagcctggcaacata agctcacaagctatcagaaagttgtatggcaaccacctccggcgccaaatagaactggcagacatagacattcagtacaagaagaaaaagatggaaaatcttgcactggagtccgaaataaaaaaaagaggacaattaggaaactggaccttgaaataa